One genomic window of Hydra vulgaris chromosome 03, alternate assembly HydraT2T_AEP includes the following:
- the LOC100214495 gene encoding nicotinamide/nicotinic acid mononucleotide adenylyltransferase 1 isoform X4: MAANQAVLLLSCGSFNPITNMHLRIFELARDTLKSYGKTVIGGIISPTHDMYKKKGLIASKHRVQMCQLATNTSNWIRVSSWESEQDSWQRTVKVLRHIQQDANKVYAVPVHVKFLCGADLMESFSVPDLWKTEDIEEIVGKHGLVVITRAGSNPEKFIESSNILSKFKNNIDIVEEWILNEISATKIRTALSRGESIRYLVPDTVIDYIEKNKLYC, from the exons ATGGCTGCTAATCAAGCAGTATTATTGCTTAGCTGTGGAAGTTTTAATCCAATTACAAACATGCATCTTCGAATATTTG agttagCTCGAGATACCCTTAAAAGCTATGGTAAAACTGTTATTGGAGGAATTATTTCACCAACTCAcgatatgtataaaaaaaag GGACTTATTGCTTCGAAGCATCGAGTGCAGATGTGTCAATTGGCAACAAATACTTCTAACTGGATAAG aGTGAGCAGCTGGGAAAGTGAGCAAGATTCATGGCAGCGAACTGTGAAAGTATTAAGGCATATTCAACAAGATGCTAATAAAGTTTATGCTGTACCTG ttcatGTTAAGTTTCTATGTGGAGCTGATCTTATGGAGTCATTTTCTGTGCCAGATCTTTGGAAAACTGAAGAT ATTGAGGAAATTGTTGGTAAACATGGTTTAGTTGTTATAACTAGGGCTGGCTCAAATCCAGAGAAGTTTATTGAAAGTTCGAATATTCTTTCCAAGTTTAAG aatAATATTGATATTGTGGAGGAATggattttgaatgaaataagTGCTACTAAGATCCG AACTGCGTTGAGTCGTGGTGAAAGCATCAGATATTTGGTCCCAGACACGGTCATTGATTATatcgaaaaaaataaactttattgttag
- the LOC136078217 gene encoding uncharacterized protein LOC136078217 gives MRSSCKAVDIKSCCLFCDGESVTGNPLVQASTKEIGPKVYALAIEMQDTNLLNKIANQDFIALEVKYHKDCYRGFLNRARSHERSFSNDEHNLYRLTYGSVIAELVSYMEESFIYGTSSPVFKLSDINKLCADRMSSLGVQSESINRTRLKDDLISLVPGLREDKCGKEVILSFEPDVGNAIRDACNFNDMSDGICIAQAAGILRRDMFREFPKFSGSLIGDFGSRDCVPPSLLNFVNTLLGGYNIDNGSPASAPEQEAAYSIAQLIRFNSVKRSRANRPQQIRHQANQETPLAVYLGLMIHNCTRKRSVVDKLNSLGLSISYDRVQEIESSLTNEKCKFYEQIGHVIPSCLSKGVFTTAAIDNIDHNPSSTTSNDSFHGSSVTIIQHPDTPHSNSKSTSDGLLWSRKINSKLPDTHTTLPATNNVVSEPLMTTVNASPIASDPITIEPLTPWLNSVQESVYNTSTNKTSFAAFHAERNMHPATFPCHNILLPSLTDHIQSPATVRHLMDVIIKITSAVNNKQGAVITGDQPVYAVAKYIQWKFPDVYGEDKIVIMMGGLHIEMAIQNMIGKWLKGSGWTEMFIKAEVASIGRSESLLKSSHIKRTRYAHEVSLASLFILRDEAYKLDCKDFVESLEEWISRKSNESNQFLYWQTVMELESLLLSFVRSIRESNFEEYVRMLKQIAPWFFALDLTNYSRWLPVFIKTLEELPVRHPYVFEEFKKGHFTSRKTNADFSAMSDNQLHEQNNKLIKSDGGAINVLHNETALLKWMVAGPEISRMINEFENEVRSSTSLGYQHRRHHEDRNSFQTRYLHHVSEVVKSMRDDGNPFAEQLLQTADNHKIIMYNSAEKTVQEAKITGQQQYNEYVADRLVSRQKSIHEPLKRNKFELFHSLKIPGSKHKTKIADLKHDSNYFCKMYVASQNRVSDIEDFFSHENNRYPPSISEFRRKRKATSKSDVLICLEQYGSEKQQDFNLDYKVSALIVDGAALVHMLHPRSSKTFSDYCENVIGPFVDRLLRSVQRLDIVFDRYVPKSLKSETREDRGSGQRINVTMGTLIPKKFDKFLSVDFHKTQLFGLISRFVLTQSVVGKVIVCTIEETACASQQDLDVSSISPCSAEEADGRLLLHANHALKNGNLTITIRTVDSDVVVIALSVFSQMIGVKELWIDFGVGKGRRMIGVHHLHQHIPDGVSSNLLFFHAFTGCDTVSTFCGIGKRTAWKAWMNYRVVDAAFHNLSTSDLKNDVLTDTAMKAIERFVVLMYDRSSTATGVNECRRILYTIKNRAIENIPPTADALLQHTKRAALQAHLWKQCLSAVTPGYLPTEWGWKDTADECYTPLWCTLPEISRHCQELIRCSCKTECKNCSCKRHGLPCTKLCACNGYCYKETNGDSYEELEVEEDPEFDHVLQISFHDEL, from the coding sequence ATGCGATCCTCATGTAAAGCAGTTGacataaaaagttgttgtttgttttgtgATGGTGAATCTGTGACAGGCAACCCCTTAGTACAGGCAAGCACAAAAGAAATTGGCCCAAAAGTGTATGCTCTAGCCATTGAAATGCAGGACACAAATCTGCTTAACAAAATAGCAAACCAAGATTTCATAGCACTCGAAGTCAAATATCATAAAGACTGTTACAGGGGATTTCTCAACAGAGCCCGCAGTCATGAGCGCTCCTTTAGCAATGATGAACACAATCTCTATCGATTGACTTATGGCTCTGTCATTGCGGAATTGGTTAGTTACATGGAAGAGAGTTTTATATATGGTACATCATCCCCTGTTTTTAAGCTGTCTGACATCAATAAACTTTGTGCAGATCGTATGTCGAGTCTCGGAGTTCAGTCTGAGTCTATCAACCGAACTAGACTGAAGGACGATTTAATTTCCTTAGTTCCTGGTTTGAGGGAAGACAAGTGTGGTAAAGAAGTCATCTTAAGCTTTGAGCCAGATGTGGGTAATGCCATACGTGATGCTTGCAACTTCAACGATATGTCGGACGGTATTTGCATTGCTCAGGCAGCTGGTATTCTCCGTAGAGATATGTTTAGAGAGTTTCCCAAATTCAGCGGCTCGCTTATAGGCGACTTTGGATCTCGTGATTGTGTGCCACCTTCCCttctaaattttgttaatacTCTTTTAGGAGGCTACAATATCGACAATGGTTCACCTGCTTCCGCACCCGAGCAGGAAGCTGCTTATTCCATTGCACAGTTAATTCGATTTAATAGTGTAAAGCGTAGCAGAGCCAACAGACCTCAACAAATACGTCATCAAGCAAACCAAGAAACTCCATTGGCCGTGTACCTTGGTTTGATGATCCATAACTGCACTCGGAAAAGATCAGTTGTCGACAAATTGAATTCTCTAGGTTTAAGTATTTCATATGACCGAGTTCAAGAAATTGAATCAAGTTTGACTAATGAAAAGTGCAAATTTTATGAGCAAATAGGTCATGTGATACCAAGTTGCCTGTCTAAAGGTGTTTTTACAACAGCTGCGATAGACAATATTGATCACAATCCATCTTCAACTACATCTAACGATTCATTCCACGGCTCTAGCGTCACAATTATTCAGCATCCGGATACTCCCCATTCAAATTCAAAATCCACTTCAGATGGACTCCTTTGGTCTAGGAAAATCAATAGCAAATTGCCGGATACACACACCACTCTCCCTGCAacaaataatgttgtttccGAACCACTAATGACCACCGTGAATGCATCACCTATTGCTAGTGATCCAATAACCATTGAGCCGTTGACACCTTGGCTAAATTCTGTGCAGGAGTCTGTGTATAACAcatcaacaaataaaacttcattCGCTGCTTTCCATGCGGAAAGAAATATGCATCCAGCAACCTTTCCATGTCATAACATACTATTGCCATCGCTAACAGATCACATTCAGTCTCCAGCAACAGTACGCCATTTGATggatgtaataataaaaataacgaGTGCTGTCAATAACAAACAAGGTGCTGTTATAACTGGTGATCAGCCCGTGTACGCAGTTGCAAAGTATATACAATGGAAGTTTCCGGATGTTTATGGAGAGGATAAAATAGTCATTATGATGGGTGGACTCCATATTGAAATGGCCATTCAAAACATGATTGGAAAGTGGTTGAAGGGCAGTGGTTGGACTGAAATGTTCATAAAAGCAGAGGTTGCTAGCATTGGAAGGAGTGAGTCGCTGCTTAAATCGTCGCACATAAAGAGAACAAGATATGCGCACGAAGTGAGCCTGGCATCTCTTTTCATTCTTCGTGATGAGGCGTATAAGCTAGATTGTAAGGACTTTGTTGAGTCATTGGAAGAGTGGATTTCCAGGAAAAGCAACGAATCTAATCAGTTTCTTTATTGGCAAACCGTTATGGAGTTGGAGAGCCTGCTACTGAGTTTTGTGCGCAGTATTCGCGAATCAAACTTCGAGGAGTACGTGCGAATGCTAAAGCAGATTGCTCCGTGGTTCTTCGCACTTGATCTAACTAATTACTCTCGCTGGTTGCCGGTTTTCATCAAAACCTTGGAAGAGCTACCTGTCCGACACCCTTATGTGTTTGAGGAATTCAAAAAGGGCCACTTCACAAGTAGGAAAACTAACGCGGACTTCTCTGCCATGTCTGATAACCAGCTTCATGAACAGAACAACAAATTGATCAAGAGTGACGGAGGAGCAATCAATGTACTTCATAACGAAACTGCTCTTCTTAAGTGGATGGTGGCTGGTCCAGAAATTTCTCGAATGATTAATGAGTTTGAGAATGAAGTTCGCAGTTCCACTTCTTTGGGTTATCAACACCGTCGCCATCATGAAGACAGAAATAGTTTTCAGACTCGTTATCTTCATCACGTGTCTGAAGTGGTGAAATCTATGCGCGATGATGGGAATCCTTTTGCGGAGCAGTTACTGCAGACAGCAGACAACCATAAGATTATAATGTACAATTCAGCCGAAAAAACTGTTCAAGAAGCCAAGATCACAGGGCAACAGCAATACAACGAGTACGTAGCTGACCGTCTTGTGTCCAGACAAAAGTCGATTCATGAGCCTttgaaaagaaacaaatttgaaTTGTTCCACAGTTTGAAAATTCCAGGTTCcaaacataaaactaaaatcGCTGATCTTAAACATGACTCCAACTACTTTTGTAAAATGTATGTAGCAAGTCAAAATCGTGTTAGTGATATAGAGGATTTCTTTTCACACGAAAACAACCGATATCCGCCGTCAATTTCTGAATTCAGAAGGAAGCGTAAGGCCACCAGCAAATCAGATGTCCTCATTTGTTTGGAACAGTATGGTAGCGAGAAACAACAAGACTTCAACCTTGACTATAAGGTTTCTGCTCTGATTGTTGATGGTGCAGCACTCGTACACATGCTTCACCCGAGATCGTCAAAGACATTCTCTGACTACTGCGAAAATGTGATTGGACCATTCGTGGACAGACTTCTGAGATCCGTGCAGCGCCTTGACATTGTTTTTGATCGGTATGTCCCAAAAAGCTTGAAGTCCGAAACACGGGAAGATCGTGGATCAGGGCAACGCATAAACGTCACAATGGGTACACTTATTCCAAAAAAGTTTGACAAGTTCCTATCTGTGGACTTCCATAAGACGCAACTGTTCGGCCTTATTTCCAGATTCGTTTTAACGCAATCCGTAGTTGGAAAAGTTATTGTTTGTACCATTGAAGAAACTGCATGTGCCAGTCAACAAGATTTAGATGTATCGTCCATATCTCCTTGTAGTGCTGAAGAGGCAGATGGCCGTCTTTTACTCCATGCTAATCATGCACTGAAAAATGGCAACTTAACTATAACTATACGCACTGTGGACTCCGATGTGGTCGTTATAGCTCTCTCTGTGTTTAGCCAGATGATTGGAGTGAAAGAGTTGTGGATTGATTTTGGAGTTGGAAAAGGAAGACGAATGATAGGAGTTCACCATCTACATCAACACATTCCAGATGGTGTATCGTCAAATTTACTATTCTTCCATGCCTTCACCGGATGTGACACAGTATCAACATTCTGTGGGATTGGAAAACGAACGGCATGGAAAGCGTGGATGAACTACCGAGTAGTTGATGCTGCATTTCACAATCTTTCCACGTCAGACTTAAAAAATGATGTCTTAACTGATACGGCAATGAAGGCCATTGAGCGATTTGTAGTATTGATGTACGATCGATCATCAACCGCTACTGGCGTAAACGAATGCCGCCGTATACTCTACACCATAAAGAATAGAGCAATTGAAAACATTCCGCCGACTGCAGACGCTCTTCTGCAGCACACAAAGAGAGCAGCACTGCAGGCACACTTATGGAAACAATGCTTGTCTGCTGTTACTCCAGGATATTTACCCACTGAATGGGGATGGAAAGATACTGCTGATGAGTGCTATACACCACTTTGGTGCACTCTGCCGGAGATTTCTCGACATTGCCAGGAACTGATTCGTTGTTCGTGCAAAACTGAGTGTAAAAACTGTTCATGTAAACGACATGGTTTACCATGCACTAAGCTGTGTGCATGTAACGGCTATTGTTACAAAGAAACAAATGGTGATTCATATGAAGAACTAGAAGTTGAAGAAGACCCGGAATTCGACCATGTTCTCCAGATCTCCTTCCATGACGAATTGTAA
- the LOC136078732 gene encoding zinc finger MYM-type protein 1-like: MPNGEYFSRDWLVFSPAKTALFCFPCRLFLPRNQLQHMTSSLAMIGGWGYEKKWKNLISRIPEHEHSKIHKQCYIQWRELEARMKTDQSIEHLMNRQILNEADTWRKILERILDVILFLGERGLAIRGKSDLIGDSLNGNFLGLLELILHYDPILKEHGIKVKQSQDKGQRLQAHYLSNRFQNEFIGLCAAEVRRQLIEECKSAKYFSIMVDATPDVSHTEQISFVIRYVHEKEPGKFLIEERVLIFADCAKKTGSDIAELILETLETLKICFEDCRGQGYDNGVNMSGKYKGVQAILKKKNPLSVFSPCGCHSLNLCGQNAASSCTDAETFFGTVQTVYTIFSASPQRWEILQKRLHGVSLHGQSGTRWTERLDSIRPFYNHLSQIIESLKEVKSLNLTPKAKTEIRGALKYMSSFKCVLMSGIWLKVFTLIDRCNQVNQARKTTIDIEVENIEALISQLKSVREEWPTILEEAKLVADVKKISSEFPIHRKVKRKSFFGEQIKGDEQITELTEAESGEETTFRRTVFYHIFDSVIGGLTASFTAIQEILSIFCFLWKYQKLSEAEIKSACSHFSQKYSCDVTENELTEELLHIKQIHTANFGKEPLAPFDLLNKISEMKLGELFRNIVIALRIFASIPVTVASSERSFSKLKLIKNFLRSTMGQERTSDLAILIIECLLAKNIDFNDVIEKFAKQKTRKIIL; this comes from the coding sequence ATGCCGAATGGGGAATACTTCTCGCGGGATTGGCTTGTATTTAGCCCAGCAAAGACAGCATTGTTTTGTTTTCCATGCCGATTATTTTTACCTAGAAATCAACTTCAACACATGACTTCATCCCTTGCAATGATTGGAGGATGGGGATATGAAAAGAAGTGGAAGAATCTCATCAGTCGAATTCCTGAACATGAGCATTCGAAAATCCATAAACAATGCTACATTCAGTGGCGTGAATTGGAAGCTCGAATGAAAACTGATCAGTCAATTGAACATTTGATGAATCGCCAAATTCTCAATGAAGCTGACACCTGGAGAAAAATCTTGGAACGAATCTTGGATGTGATTCTGTTTCTTGGTGAACGTGGATTGGCTATTCGTGGAAAATCTGACCTAATTGGAGATTCTCTTAATGGAAATTTCTTAGGATTGCTGGAACTGATTTTGCATTATGACCCAATTCTTAAGGAACATGGGATAAAAGTTAAACAATCACAGGACAAGGGTCAACGTCTTCAGGCGCATTACTTGTCAAATCGTTTTCAAAATGAATTCATTGGCCTTTGTGCAGCTGAGGTTCGCAGGCAACTTATAGAAGAGTGCAAGTCTGCaaagtatttttcaattatgGTTGATGCCACTCCTGATGTGAGCCATACTGAACAAATTTCGTTTGTCATTCGATATGTACATGAAAAAGAACctggaaaatttttaattgaagagCGGGTTTTGATCTTTGCAGATTGTGCCAAGAAGACTGGATCTGATATTGCGGAATTAATTCTGGAAACTttggaaacattaaaaatttgttttgaagaCTGCCGTGGCCAAGGCTATGACAATGGAGTCAACATGTCAGGAAAATATAAGGGTGTTCAAGCAATCCTAAAAAAGAAGAACCCATTGTCTGTATTCTCACCCTGTGGTTGTCATTCATTGAATTTGTGTGGACAGAATGCTGCCTCAAGCTGTACAGATGCTGAGACTTTCTTTGGAACTGTTCAAACCGTATATACAATCTTTTCTGCTAGTCCGCAACGCTGggaaatattgcaaaaaagacTTCACGGTGTGTCTTTGCATGGACAATCAGGAACACGATGGACTGAGAGACTTGACAGCATTCGCCCTTTTTATAATCACTTGAGCCAAATCATTGAATCTTTGAAAGAAGTTAAGAGCTTGAATCTCACGCCTAAAGCAAAAACTGAGATTAGAGGTGCCCTAAAATATATGAGCTCCTTCAAATGTGTTCTCATGTCTGGAATTTGGCTGAAAGTTTTCACATTGATTGACCGCTGCAACCAGGTCAATCAGGCAAGAAAAACAACTATTGATATTGAGGTGGAAAATATTGAAGCATTGATTAGTCAACTCAAATCTGTTCGGGAGGAATGGCCTACTATTTTAGAAGAAGCCAAGTTAGTTgcagatgttaaaaaaatcagttctGAATTTCCAATCCACAGAAAAGTGAAAcgcaaaagtttttttggggAGCAAATTAAAGGTGATGAACAAATTACGGAATTAACAGAAGCAGAATCAGGAGAGGAGACAACATTTCGGAGAACGgttttttatcacatttttgaTTCTGTAATTGGTGGACTTACTGCAAGTTTCACAGCAATTCAAGAAATCCTTTCTATATTCTGTTTTTTGTGGAAGTATCAAAAACTGTCTGAAGCAGAAATCAAGAGTGCTTGCTCACATTTTTCGCAAAAATATTCTTGTGATGTGACCGAAAATGAACTGACTGAAGAATTGCTTCACATAAAACAAATTCATACagcaaattttggaaaagaaCCTCTTGCCCCATTTgacttattaaacaaaatttctgaAATGAAGCTTGGAGAACTCTTTAGAAATATAGTAATTGCATTGCGTATTTTTGCTTCAATTCCAGTGACAGTGGCTTCAAGTGAGCGTTCATTCAGTAAATTGAAGCTCATCAAGAATTTTTTGCGCTCAACTATGGGACAAGAACGAACAAGTGACCTCGCCATTTTGATTATCGAGTGTctattagcaaaaaatattgatttcaaTGATGTGATTGAAAAGTTTGCTAAACAAAAgacaagaaaaataatattgtaa